The following are from one region of the Capsicum annuum cultivar UCD-10X-F1 chromosome 1, UCD10Xv1.1, whole genome shotgun sequence genome:
- the LOC107852071 gene encoding mediator of RNA polymerase II transcription subunit 18 translates to MECVVQGIIETQHVEALEILLQGLCGVHKQSLRIHELCLKSVPNLGLVASGIRLLCDLEQPQPTWTVRHVGGPMRGAGAERISVLMRPMVESKVSKNALRLLLGYKLDHEQLRVGFAFHFRRGTQITVTVSSINKILKLHATDEAVPVTPGIQLVEVTAPASSENYAEVVASVSSFCEYIALAWQDGVMAVPQ, encoded by the exons ATGGAGTGTGTGGTTCAGGGAATTATTGAAACTCAA CATGTTGAGGCCCTGGAAATTCTGCTTCAAGGGCTTTGTGGTGTACATAAACAAAGCTTAAGGATCCATGAATTGTGCCTTAAAAGTGTTCCAAACCTAG GCTTAGTAGCATCAGGAATACGGCTCTTATGTGATCTTGAGCAGCCACAACCCACATG GACAGTAAGACATGTTGGTGGTCCGATGAGAGGTGCTGGTGCTGAACGAATCTCAGTCTTGATGAGACCAATGGTAGAAAGCAAAGTAAGCAAGAACGCATTACGCTTATTACTTGGCTACAAGCTAGACCATGAACAGCTGAGAGTCGGTTTTGCATTTCATTTCCGAAGAGGTACCCAGATAACTGTAACCGTTTCATCCATTAACAAGATATTGAAACTTCATGCTACCGATGAGGCTGTTCCTGTGACTCCGGGCATACAGCTAGTTGAAGTGACAGCACCAGCttcatctgaaaattatgctGAAGTTGTTGCATCTGTATCGTCATTCTGTGAATATATTGCCCT GGCCTGGCAGGATGGGGTTATGGCGGTGCCACAGTGA